Proteins from a genomic interval of Diprion similis isolate iyDipSimi1 chromosome 10, iyDipSimi1.1, whole genome shotgun sequence:
- the LOC124411893 gene encoding insulin gene enhancer protein ISL-1 isoform X2, with amino-acid sequence MQRASIGGGPGPLGLQGPPRSLKISPVKIQDESGDPLSQTSRTSHCVGCGGRIHDQWILRVAPDLEWHAACLRCAECQQFLDETCTCFVRDGKTYCKRDYVKLFGTKCDKCSQSFSKNDFVMRAKSKIYHIECFRCSACMRQLVPGDEFALRHDGLFCRHDHDVLEGGKLCSGPGGVPGSENNNNASLTNNNHHLHPNDGSMSDSGSESGSHKAGTGGPRGSGGHKGGGGSDGKPTRVRTVLNEKQLHTLRTCYAANPRPDALMKEQLVEMTGLSPRVIRVWFQNKRCKDKKKTIAMKQQMQQEKDGRKLGFGGMHGIPMVASSPVRHESPIGMTPLEVQAYQPPWKALSDFALHTDLDRLDPNAPPFHHLVSQMHGYDLHGGPPPPLPPPGMLGGPMSDGGGGGGPLPPPGGHHPGGGGPDMGQHPDSTDSYVTYLESDSDSLHHDTGSP; translated from the exons ATGCAGAGGGCCAGCATTGGCGGCGGTCCGGGGCCTCTGGGCCTGCAGGGGCCCCCGCGGTCCCTAAAAATATCGCCtgtcaaaattcaagatgagTCGGGAGATCCTTTGTCCCAAA CAAGCAGAACTTCCCACTGCGTCGGATGCGGTGGACGGATACACGACCAATGGATACTCCGGGTTGCACCTGACCTCGAATGGCACGCGGCGTGTCTGCGGTGCGCCGAATGCCAGCAATTCTTAGACGAAACTTGTACCTGCTTCGTACGCGATGGAAAAACCTACTGTAAACGGGACTATGTCAA GTTGTTCGGTACGAAATGCGACAAGTGCAGCCAGTCCTTTAGTAAAAACGATTTCGTGATGAGGGCGAAAAGCAAGATCTACCATATCGAGTGTTTTCGGTGTTCAGCCTGCATGCGGCAGTTGGTACCCGGCGACGAATTCGCCCTGAGACACGATGGGCTCTTCTGTCGCCACGACCACGACGTTCTCGAAGGTGGTAAGCTCTGTTCTGGCCCCGGAGGAGTCCCGGGTAgcgaaaacaacaacaacgccTCCCTAACGAACAACAACCACCACCTGCATCCGAACGACGGTTCGATGTCcg ACTCCGGGTCAGAAAGCGGGTCCCACAAGGCTGGAACCGGTGGACCTCGAGGGTCTGGAGGTCACAAAGGTGGCGGTGGATCCGACGGGAAACCGACCAGGGTGCGGACGGTGCTTAACGAAAAACAGCTACACACCTTGAGGACCTGCTACGCGGCGAATCCGAGACCAGACGCTCTGATGAAGGAACAACTCGTCGAGATGACCGGACTCAGTCCCAGGGTTATCAGGGTCTGGTTTCAGAACAAACGGTGCAAGGACAAGAAGAAAACCATCGCCATGAAGCAGCAGATGCAGCAGGAAAAg GACGGGCGAAAGTTGGGCTTCGGCGGGATGCACGGGATCCCAATGGTCGCCAGCAGTCCGGTACGTCACGAAAGTCCAATCGGAATGACGCCTCTCGAGGTCCAGGCGTATCAACCGCCTTGGAAGGCTCTTTCAGACTTCGCCCTCCACACGGACCTCGATCGGCTCGATCCAAACGCCCCACCGTTTCATCACCTGGTCTCGCAG ATGCATGGTTACGACCTTCACGGAGGACCACCACCCCCACTGCCTCCGCCAGGAATGCTTGGCGGTCCGATGAGCGACGGAGGCGGCGGTGGAGGTCCTTTGCCACCCCCGGGTGGTCACCACCCTGGTGGAGGTGGTCCGGACATGGGCCAACACCCGGACAGCACGGACAGCTACGTGACGTATCTCGAAAGCGACAGCGACTCCCTTCACCACGACACAGGAAGTCCATAG
- the LOC124411893 gene encoding insulin gene enhancer protein ISL-1 isoform X1 yields MQRASIGGGPGPLGLQGPPRSLKISPVKIQDESGDPLSQTSRTSHCVGCGGRIHDQWILRVAPDLEWHAACLRCAECQQFLDETCTCFVRDGKTYCKRDYVKLFGTKCDKCSQSFSKNDFVMRAKSKIYHIECFRCSACMRQLVPGDEFALRHDGLFCRHDHDVLEGGKLCSGPGGVPGSENNNNASLTNNNHHLHPNDGSMSDSGSESGSHKAGTGGPRGSGGHKGGGGSDGKPTRVRTVLNEKQLHTLRTCYAANPRPDALMKEQLVEMTGLSPRVIRVWFQNKRCKDKKKTIAMKQQMQQEKYFPLQDGRKLGFGGMHGIPMVASSPVRHESPIGMTPLEVQAYQPPWKALSDFALHTDLDRLDPNAPPFHHLVSQMHGYDLHGGPPPPLPPPGMLGGPMSDGGGGGGPLPPPGGHHPGGGGPDMGQHPDSTDSYVTYLESDSDSLHHDTGSP; encoded by the exons ATGCAGAGGGCCAGCATTGGCGGCGGTCCGGGGCCTCTGGGCCTGCAGGGGCCCCCGCGGTCCCTAAAAATATCGCCtgtcaaaattcaagatgagTCGGGAGATCCTTTGTCCCAAA CAAGCAGAACTTCCCACTGCGTCGGATGCGGTGGACGGATACACGACCAATGGATACTCCGGGTTGCACCTGACCTCGAATGGCACGCGGCGTGTCTGCGGTGCGCCGAATGCCAGCAATTCTTAGACGAAACTTGTACCTGCTTCGTACGCGATGGAAAAACCTACTGTAAACGGGACTATGTCAA GTTGTTCGGTACGAAATGCGACAAGTGCAGCCAGTCCTTTAGTAAAAACGATTTCGTGATGAGGGCGAAAAGCAAGATCTACCATATCGAGTGTTTTCGGTGTTCAGCCTGCATGCGGCAGTTGGTACCCGGCGACGAATTCGCCCTGAGACACGATGGGCTCTTCTGTCGCCACGACCACGACGTTCTCGAAGGTGGTAAGCTCTGTTCTGGCCCCGGAGGAGTCCCGGGTAgcgaaaacaacaacaacgccTCCCTAACGAACAACAACCACCACCTGCATCCGAACGACGGTTCGATGTCcg ACTCCGGGTCAGAAAGCGGGTCCCACAAGGCTGGAACCGGTGGACCTCGAGGGTCTGGAGGTCACAAAGGTGGCGGTGGATCCGACGGGAAACCGACCAGGGTGCGGACGGTGCTTAACGAAAAACAGCTACACACCTTGAGGACCTGCTACGCGGCGAATCCGAGACCAGACGCTCTGATGAAGGAACAACTCGTCGAGATGACCGGACTCAGTCCCAGGGTTATCAGGGTCTGGTTTCAGAACAAACGGTGCAAGGACAAGAAGAAAACCATCGCCATGAAGCAGCAGATGCAGCAGGAAAAg TATTTCCCGTTGCAGGACGGGCGAAAGTTGGGCTTCGGCGGGATGCACGGGATCCCAATGGTCGCCAGCAGTCCGGTACGTCACGAAAGTCCAATCGGAATGACGCCTCTCGAGGTCCAGGCGTATCAACCGCCTTGGAAGGCTCTTTCAGACTTCGCCCTCCACACGGACCTCGATCGGCTCGATCCAAACGCCCCACCGTTTCATCACCTGGTCTCGCAG ATGCATGGTTACGACCTTCACGGAGGACCACCACCCCCACTGCCTCCGCCAGGAATGCTTGGCGGTCCGATGAGCGACGGAGGCGGCGGTGGAGGTCCTTTGCCACCCCCGGGTGGTCACCACCCTGGTGGAGGTGGTCCGGACATGGGCCAACACCCGGACAGCACGGACAGCTACGTGACGTATCTCGAAAGCGACAGCGACTCCCTTCACCACGACACAGGAAGTCCATAG
- the LOC124411914 gene encoding UPF0488 protein CG14286: MPPKYKPGGRTFPLKNKPTSLPPQTLNSIPGAESASTPSTSNSLDREAEDKFEVELCWCIQQLQSALDSGKLTEKQILDTSKTLNVLKSNTAPLIKKRQFMRTTFGDYRTKMANEQKKLGKTATQVKFTPSPNDNKKSIFLRKAAATDAHPKPLETANTTGFRILSSDNSFKFNFSNPQV, from the exons ATGCCGCCGAAGTATAAACCG GGTGGAAGGACCTTtcctctgaaaaataaaccgaCCTCATTACCGCCTCAAACGTTGAACAGCATCCCGGGCGCCGAATCTGCATCGACACCTTCTACTTCCAATAGCTTGGATCGCGAAGCTGAAGATAAATTTGAGGTGGAACTATGCTGGTGCATTCAGCAGCTCCAGTCAGCTCTGGATTCGGGGAAGCTGACCGAAAAACAGATACTGGATACCAGCAAGACGTTGAACGTGTTAAAGAGCAATACAGCACCTTTGATCAAAAAAAGACAATTCATGCGGACTACGTTCGGCGATTATAGAACTAAAATGGCTAACGAACagaaaaaacttggaaaaactGCCACACAAGTTAAATTTACACCCTCGCCCAACGATaacaagaaatcgatttttctcagaaAGGCCGCAGCCACGGATGCTCATCCGAAACCGTTAGAAACTGCGAACACTACCGGCTTCcgaatattatcatcagataattcattcaaattcaactTCAGCAATCCTCAAGTGTAA
- the LOC124411871 gene encoding serologically defined colon cancer antigen 8-like, with protein sequence MVRCLSRSPTSHSALTKTKCSCARDSLPGSGYNSRFRSSSIYPSCLTDSRAIALRGERTVRDKSIFPKLIFRGCITAPSHSSHRMLGASTYPRRGRYGLATAPTPSTGASNTFLVRPRLPLRSYSRPKTTGNLLSGDVAGYGRSKRLKSRKLNGYQKVEPTKKKAPDYTDFAYREAVSKLKYLLAESYTPRVTPRKLLHGGGRYNADSNPKINIESGEDTDDRSLASEVSQTKASTGMLGNLPPRSSPYLPRQKNSQLSRGCSNLALLSKDPQSAPPELMSFIERQEEYIEQLERESQYCRDELTNLLGKVREVVAENETLQDKNKNGFLKSVIEDYNNSEEENREPNEESFSRGNTLEIGKGKRVKLHKILEGPSIVFESRISELEAQLTQARVELRKAQEENQANLRRLSESGGAEGGPEVKAQLERVLRDKREVEMKAEELQRTLSSVRDREADTAHKAKRTLDLLEQAQFEKTQAEAEMRRLKDELDRQHDRLREATQEANRRVAEERHQIERRYSQQVEQLSADAASHWDVASKSQLEAEKQRREIGDLRRELAQKQSLVDELKKELQSKISAMQSDLSQAVAEKDAAEQEISAAKLAAERADRQARQEQSRLQSEINSYKQRLERADADLVHCRRENLRLSEQIASLEKEVNLSKMVKEEEHRTPAGVTPRDRGVDNDKELASMIMDIETKHEGIVQSDEGAIAMTASPPPTKKRTVKVDLKVKVVPKKKSGRSDTSKTPLSAQEEMASLQDNLKYLTFQIQDSLVHQTEHPAKPANVGSAEDHSTYNEPRQNSRMATAQDPRLQYSQKPDETYDTTEGAKSTSGPNGALTKSSVDDSYTMRTTEDQKQDVQENQVAYPQDNENVRKDYDPQRTDQDYAVKAPTESEDQRNERLQYNVANDSKQSHGRPEVQAENNYEAENAELDYKMENYGTDNQMNYDPQYTDQSYDQYNMQEYGQDQYGQPGEHDYQEGETAAEGQYEGGDAYQNMQYEQEYDQNYAAGYDGSIEQSSVQPENYGEPQGEAAPAFDESGPTANVAEQ encoded by the exons ATGGTACGGTGCCTGTCGCGGTCTCCGACTTCCCATTCTGCCTTGACGAAAACAAAGTGTTCTTGTGCACGCGATTCACTGCCAGGCTCCGGCTACAACTCGCGATTCCGAAGTTCCTCGATTTACCCTTCTTGTCTTACGGATAGCAGAGCAATCGCCTTGCGTGGCGAGCGTACCGTAcgtgataaatcgattttcccCAAGCTTATATTTAGGGGCTGCATTACAGCTCCGAGTCACAGTTCCCACAGAATGCTTGGAGCCAGCACTTATCCTCGACGAGGACGCTACGGCCTCGCCACAGCTCCTACGCCATCCACAGGAGCCTCGAATACCTTTCTAGTCCGCCCAAGGCTACCGCTGAGGTCCTACTCGAGGCCGAAAACCACCGGCAATCTTTTGAGCGGCGACGTAGCCGGTTATGGACGATCTAAAAGACTGAAATCGAG aaaattgaaCGGGTACCAGAAGGTAGAACCTACGAAGAAGAAGGCGCCCGATTATACCGATTTTGCGTACCGAGAAGCGGTTTCCAAGCTGAAATATTTATTGGCAGAGTCCTACACACCGAGAGTAACTCCTAG GAAACTGTTGCACGGTGGCGGAAGATACAATGCTGACAGTAATCCTAAGATAAATATCGAGTCTGGAGAAGACACAGATGATCGGAGCCTGGCCAGTGAAGTATCACAGACAAAAGCGTCTACTGGGATGTTGGGAAATCTCCCGCCTCGTTCGAGTCCGTATTTACCTCGTCAGAAGAATTCCCAACTATCACGAGGCTGCAGTAACTTGGCTCTGCTCTCCAAAGATCCTCAATCCGCACCACCGGAATTAATGTCTTTCATAGAACGTCAGGAGGAGTACATCGAGCAGCTGGAAAGAGAGTCGCAGTACTGCAGAGACGAGTTGACGAATTTACTAGGCAAAGTTCGAGAG GTCGTCGCGGAGAACGAAACACTCCAGGACAAAAATAAGAATGGGTTTCTGAAGTCTGTTATTGAGGACTACAATAATTCAGAGGAAGAAAACCGGGAACCAAACGAGGAGTCATTCTCTCGTGGTAACACCCTTGAAATCGGTAAAGGCAAGCGTGTCAAGCTCCACAAGATCCTGGAGGGACCGAGCATAGTATTTGAGTCACGGATCAGCGAGCTCGAAGCTCAGCTTACGCAAGCTCGGGTGGAGCTGCGTAAAGCACAGGAAGAGAACCAAGCGAACTTGAGAAGGCTTTCGGAGAGCGGCGGGGCCGAGGGTGGACCGGAGGTGAAAGCTCAGCTGGAACGGGTCCTTCGAGACAAGCGGGAAGTCGAGATGAAGGCGGAGGAGCTTCAGAGGACCCTCTCGTCGGTGCGAGACAGGGAAGCCGACACGGCGCACAAGGCCAAAAGGACTTTGGACCTTCTCGAACAAGctcagtttgaaaaaactcaAGCCGAAGCGGAGATGCGAAGGCTTAAGGACGAGCTCGACAGGCAGCACGACAGGCTCAGGGAAGCCACACAGGAGGCCAACCGACGTGTAGCCGAGGAGAGACATCAGATCGAACGCAGGTACAGCCAACAGGTTGAACAGCTTTCCGCTGACGCTGCCTCTCACTGGGACGTCGCCAGCAAGTCCCAATTAGAGGCTGAGAAACAACGTAGGGAGATCGGAGACCTCAGGAGGGAACTGGCACAGAAACAGTCCCTCGTTGACGAACTGAAGAAGGAACTTCAGAGCAAAATAT CCGCCATGCAAAGCGACTTGAGCCAAGCAGTGGCTGAAAAGGACGCCGCTGAGCAGGAAATATCCGCTGCGAAGTTAGCCGCCGAAAGGGCGGACAGACAGGCTCGACAGGAGCAGAGTCGTCTCCAATCCGAGATAAATTCGTACAAGCAAAGACTGGAGAGAGCAGACGCTGACCTGGTCCACTGTCGGCGTGAAAATTTAAGACTTTCCGAGCAGATTGCATCGCTGGAGAAAGAG GTGAACCTGAGCAAGATGGTGAAAGAGGAGGAGCATCGTACTCCTGCGGGTGTTACTCCGAGAGATAGAGGAGTAGATAACGACAAGGAGTTGGCATCGATGATAATGGACATAGAAACGAAGCATG AGGGAATCGTTCAGAGCGATGAAGGAGCCATTGCCATGACCGCTTCGCCTCCCCCAACCAAGAAACGCACTGTTAAGGTCGATCTCAAAGTTAAAGTTGTTCCTAAAAAGAAGTCAGGTCGTTCAGATACCTCCAAGACGCCTCTATCAGCACA GGAAGAAATGGCCAGCCTACAAGACAACCTAAAGTATCTAACATTCCAAATACAAGACTCACTAGTCCATCAAACCG AACATCCAGCTAAACCCGCGAACGTCGGGTCTGCGGAAGATCATTCAACCTACAATGAACCACGCCAGAACAGCAGAATGGCAACAGCCCAAGATCCGCGGCTACAATATTCACAAAAACCAGACGAAACCTACGACACGACGGAAGGAGCGAAATCGACGAGCGGCCCCAATGGCGCATTGACCAAATCGAGCGTCGACGATTCGTACACAATGAGGACGACGGAAGATCAGAAGCAGGATGTCCAAGAAAATCAAGTAGCTTATCCGCAGGATAACGAGAATGTAAGAAAAGATTACGATCCTCAGCGTACGGATCAAGATTACGCGGTTAAAGCTCCAACGGAATCCGAAGATCAGCGCAATGAAAGATTGCAATACAACGTCGCGAATGACTCCAAACAATCGCATGGCCGGCCTGAGGTACAGGCAGAGAACAATTACGAGGCAGAAAACGCGGAATTGGActataaaatggaaaactaTGGCACAGACAATCAGATGAACTACGACCCCCAATACACAGATCAATCCTACGACCAGTACAACATGCAGGAGTACGGTCAGGACCAATACGGTCAACCGGGTGAGCACGATTACCAAGAGGGCGAGACGGCAGCCGAGGGGCAATATGAAGGTGGAGATGCGTATCAAAATATGCAGTACGAGCAGGAGTACGACCAGAATTACGCTGCTGGCTATGACGGGAGCATTGAGCAGAGTTCTGTGCAGCCCGAGAATTATGGAGAACCGCAGGGCGAAGCTGCTCCTGCATTCGACGAGTCCGGGCCGACGGCCAACGTCGCAGAACAATAA
- the LOC124411869 gene encoding structural maintenance of chromosomes protein 6 gives MSSQRRKRKNSDRHEYPSKIAKSSLSQANSSTDEDITETATGKIKRIFVRNFMCHDALEILLNKNVNFIVGRNGSGKSALLTALVVGLGAKANATSRGSSVKDFVKKGRNSAVIEITLCNEGPMAYKPEIYGDSIVVRRTIGSAPGYKIKNSNGEVVSSKKDELERIIAEMSIQVDNPISILNQDVSRTFLVTAGPKEKYQLFMKATNLEKIGSNYKNAQVASEETKQRLNESKEHLIATKKEIDELDKTVQQLESIEGDRAQREALNSELHWALAIAEEHKLSQIQTRLEEQQNNVENHKEEIKTKGIKEKRIKAKIDEFREKIQEIKNEAAGSSEAYATAKRKLVSKKEAHSAKHKELVLAQSKMKRMQQDINVLRAEIQRQEAGSNQVENEKRRVREELAKLEEQLTEVDAMLLTKQTDQIHLNSNYNHLTQEERALKEQLDQNDTIIKQKKRQLNALKQESDNAVTIFGHNMPRLLRRIKEEYDRGRFKEMPRGPLGAYIKVNDQSWAAAIENFLGFATLRSFCVDNMQDAKILGQIMKETFGNEHNPQISISKFFHKIHDVSQHCTRAPGFKNLLDMMVISDPVVANCLIDQREVECILLIPTSQKASEMLSDRRTVPRNCKKAITLQGDEFYPDPNYRSYGGRRGMKAKYLQVSTKEAIQAFEEELILAQEQRATILGEHKQIQGNLLQARTDLDQVNKNISRLRSSQSKIKTKINELHDKCEIDESNSIAVFTTEMNELIQLVENDSQTVVQLKQETAGLQKEVESSETAVKRCRDLMYCLDMKLEPIQKLIREQENELGLLSMNSQYGERRLLEAQQALQKLTADLEIQQRVTGKAVAEAAKLSARINTRRSAKTINEKLEELRVTIETAERQFGVLDQITAELEEKKKKYEEVSEFASALEISNDEHLKRLEGRRRVYQEMKKQIGIKVRQSFQSILAVRQYKGSLTIDHQNRLLALEVNPAGSAKRTTNDARSLSGGERSYSTVAFILALWECVKLPFYFLDEFDVFMDTVNRRTIMDILLDHTRNHPAQQFAFLTPLDTSSILAEDFVTIHQLAAPERTVNGEN, from the exons ATGAGTAGTCAAAGGAGAAAACGGAAAAACTCGGATCGGCATGAGTATCCGAGTAAAATTGCCAAAAGTTCTCTTTCTCAAGCCAATTCGTCGACAGATGAAGATATCACGG AGACCGCTACTGGGAAAATAAAGCGAATATTTGTGAGAAATTTTATGTGCCACGATGCATTAGAAATACTCCTCAACAAGAACGTGAATTTTATCGTTGGGCGTAACGGCAGTGGTAAGAGTGCCCTTCTAACGGCCTTGGTCGTAGGACTTGGCGCAAAAGCTAATGCCACGAGCAGAGGATCTTCTGTCAAAG ATTTTGTCAAGAAAGGGAGGAACAGTGCGGTCATCGAAATCACTCTTTGCAATGAAGGACCCATGGCTTATAAACCGGAGATATATGGTGACAGTATCGTCGTTAGACGTACAATTGGATCTGCTCCCGGATATAAGATAAAAAACTCAAACG gTGAAGTAGTATCCTCAAAGAAGGACGAGCTGGAACGTATCATAGCAGAGATGAGTATTCAAGTCGATAACCCTATTTCGATCCTGAATCAAGATGTCTCGAGGACATTTCTTGTCACTGCTGGAcccaaagaaaaatatcagctATTTATGAAGGCCACcaatttggagaaaattggaagtaattataaaaatgccCAAGTAGCAAGTGAAGAGACTAAACAACGATTAAACGAGAGCAAAGAG catCTAATTGccacgaaaaaagaaatcgatgaaCTCGACAAAACTGTTCAACAGTTGGAGTCAATCGAAGGAGATCGTGCTCAACGTGAAGCCTTAAACAGTGAACTGCACTGGGCACTT gCAATTGCAGAAGAACATAAGCTTAGCCAGATTCAAACGAGGTTGGAAGAGCAGCAGAACAATGTGGAGAATcataaagaagaaataaagacAAAAGGGATCAAAGAGAAAAGGATAAAAGCAAAAATTGA TGAATTCAGAGAGAAAATCcaggaaattaaaaatgaggCTGCAGGCAGCTCAGAAGCATATGCAACGGCAAAACGAAAACTTGTCTCGAAGAAAGAAGCTCATTCTGCGAAGCACAAGGAATTAGTATTGGCacaaagtaaaatgaaacggATGCAACAGGACATTAACGTTTTACGTGCAGAGATACAGCGGCAGGAGGC tGGCAGCAATCAAGTTGAGAATGAGAAACGCCGAGTTAGGGAAGAATTGGCCAAACTGGAAGAGCAATTGACCGAAGTTGACGCAATGTTGCTTACGAAACAGACGGATCAAATACATCTTAATAGCAATTACAATCACCTGACTCAGGAAGAGCGTGCTTTAAAAGAACAGCTTGACCAAAATGACACGATAATTA aacaaaagaaacGACAGTTGAATGCTTTGAAGCAGGAATCTGATAATGCTGTGACAATTTTTGGTCACAATATGCCACGTCTTTTGCGTCGTATTAAAGAAGAATATGACAGAGGAAGGTTTAAAGAAATGCCGCGTGGTCCATTAG GAGCTTATATAAAAGTTAATGATCAATCATGGGCAGCAgcgatcgaaaattttcttggCTTTGCAACGCTGCGTTCTTTCTGCGTGGATAACATGCAGGATGCGAAGATATTGGGTCAGATAATGAAAGAAACCTTCGGGAATGAGCATAATCCACAAATTTCTAtcagcaaattttttcacaag ATCCATGATGTGAGTCAGCATTGCACACGCGCGCCTGGATTCAAAAATCTATTGGATATGATGGTGATATCCGATCCTGTTGTTGCTAACTGTTTAATAGACCAACGAGAGGTTGAATGTATTTTATTGATACCGACTAGCCAAAAGGCCAGTGAAATGTTGTCCGACAGACGTACAGTCCCTCGAAATTGTAAAAAGGCCATAACGCTGCAGGGTGATGAGTTCTATCCTGATCCAAACTACAGAAGCTATGGCGGACGACGTGGAATGAAGgcaaaatatttacaagtgTCGACAAAAGAAGCTATTCA AGCCTTTGAGGAGGAACTAATCCTTGCTCAAGAACAGAGAGCGACAATACTTGGCGAGCACAAGCAGATCCAGGGGAATTTACTCCAAGCTAGAACCGATCTGGATCAAGTTAACAAAAACATTTCCAGACTTCGCTCAAGTcaatctaaaataaaaacaaagatcAACGAGCTTCACGACAAGtgtgaaattgatgaatctaATTCTATCGCTGTATTC ACGACGGAAATGAACGAGTTGATACAACTAGTAGAAAACGATTCGCAAACAGTCGTGCAACTGAAGCAGGAAACGGCTGGATTACAAAAAGAAGTTGAATCATCTGAGACGGCAGTAAAGAGGTGTAGGGATCTCATGTATTGCCTTGATATGAAGCTTGAACCAATTCAG AAATTGATAAGGGAACAAGAGAACGAGCTAGGATTGTTGAGTATGAATTCGCAGTACGGAGAACGAAGATTGTTAGAAGCTCAGCAAGCTCTACAAAAACTTACCGCGGATCTTGAAATACAGCAGCGTGTCACTGGCAAAGCAGTAGCAGAAGCTGCCAAACTTTCTGCTAGAATTAACACACGAAG ATCGGCAAAGACAATCAACGAGAAGCTAGAAGAATTAAGGGTCACTATTGAAACGGCAGAGAGACAGTTTGGTGTTCTAGACCAGATTACTGctgaattagaagaaaaaaagaaaaagtatgaaGAGGTATCGGAATTTGCTTCTGCCTTGGAAATCAGTAACGAT GAACACTTGAAACGATTAGAGGGACGAAGACGCGTATatcaggaaatgaaaaaacagatTGGAATTAAAGTACGCCAGTCATTCCAAAGCATTCTAGCTGTACGACAATACAAG GGTAGTCTTACAATCGATCATCAAAACCGACTGTTGGCTCTTGAAGTCAACCCTGCAGGCAGCGCCAAGAGGACAACCAATGATGCTAGATCACTATCGGGAGGTGAACGGTCATACTCAACTGTAGCATTCATCTTGGCATTGTGGGAGTGCGTTAAACTGCCATTTTACTTTCTCGATGAGTTCGATGTGTTCATG gACACGGTCAATCGACGGACTATTATGGACATTCTGCTAGATCATACGAGAAATCACCCAGCACAACAGTTTGCGTTTCTAACTCCGCTAGATACTTCGAGTATATTAGCCGAGGATTTTGTAACCATTCATCA gttAGCAGCTCCGGAAAGGACTGtaaatggtgaaaattga